Proteins encoded together in one Corvus hawaiiensis isolate bCorHaw1 chromosome 15, bCorHaw1.pri.cur, whole genome shotgun sequence window:
- the LOC125333628 gene encoding core histone macro-H2A.1 isoform X5, with protein sequence MSSRGGKKKSTKTSRSAKAGVIFPVGRMLRYIKKGHPKYRIGVGAPVYMAAVLEYLTAEILELAGNAARDNKKGRVTPRHILLAVANDEELNQLLKGVTIASGGVLPNIHPELLAKKRGSKGKLEAIITPPPAKKAKSPSQKKTVSKKTGGKKGARKSKKKQGEVSKSASADSTTEGTPADGFTVLSTKSLFLGQKGALWKRKAARSLWKLSLSSAKRTGRWT encoded by the exons ATGTCCAGCAggggtggaaagaaaaagtcaacTAAGACTTCCCGCTCCGCGAAGGCTGGGGTCATATTCCCTGTCGGAAGAATGCTCCGGTACATTAAGAAAGGCCACCCCAAGTACAGAATTGGTGTTGGTGCTCCTGTGTACATGGCTGCTGTACTGGAATATCTAACTG CGGAAATTCTGGAATTGGCTGGAAATGCAGCAAGGGACAACAAGAAGGGTCGAGTCACTCCTAGACACATCCTGCTGGCTGTAGCAAATGATGAAGAATTAAATCAG CTGTTGAAAGGGGTCACCATAGCCAGTGGTGGAGTGTTACCCAATATTCACCCAGAACTGTTGGCAAAGAAGCGGGGAtcaaaaggaaaactggaagCCATCATCACTCCACCCCCAGCAAAGAAGGCAAAGTCtccatcacagaaaaaaactgtaTCAAAGAAAACAGGTGGCAAGAAAGGAGCAAGGAAATCCAAG AAGAAGCAGGGAGAAGTGAGCAAATCAGCCAGTGCTGACAGTACAACAGAGGGAACTCCTGCAGATGGTTTCACAGTCCTGTCCACCAAAAGCCTGTTTCTTGGCCAGAAG GGAGCactttggaaaagaaaggcGGCAAGGAGTTTGTGGAAGCTGTCATTGAGCTCCGCAAAAAGAACGGGCCGTTGGACATAG